The Streptomyces cyaneogriseus subsp. noncyanogenus region CGCAGCCGGGCGGCCTCCTCGCGCGCCTCGGTCAGCGCCTGCTCCGCGGCGGCGAGCCGCTCCTCGGCCTCCGCCTTCTGCCGCGCCAGTTCCTCGGCGGCCTCCGACCGGCGGGCCGCCATGGCCTGCTCGGTCTCCTCGCGCAGCTCGCGCGCGGCCCGCTCGGCCTCCTCCTTGAGCGCCTCGGCCTGCTCCAGGACCTCCGTGCGGTGCCGCTCCGCCTCGGCGCGGGTGCGCTCCAGGGTCTCCTCGGCCTGGCGGCGCAGCGCGGTGGCCCGCTCGATGGCCTCGGTGCGGACCTTCTCGCTGTCCGCGGTCGCCGCCTGCCGCAGCTCGTCCGCGTCCGCCTTGGCCTTGGTCAGCAGCTCCTCGGCGGTCTTGGCCGCCTCCTCGATCTGCGTCACGGCCTCGCGGCGGGCCTCCGCGCGGATCCGGTCGCCCTCGTCGACGGCGTCGGCACGGAGCTGCTCGGCCTCGCCGCGCAGCCGGCGGGCCTCCTCCTGCAACTCGACCGTCTTGGCGCGGTACTCCTTGGTGTCGTCCTTCGCCGCGCCCTTGAGCTGCTCGGCGATGTCGTGCGCTTCGGCGCGCAGCCGGTCCGCCTCGGCCTCGGCCTCCTTGCGGATCCGCTCCGCCTCCTCGGCGGCGGCCTTGGTGGTCTTCTTGGCCTCCTCGGACGCCTTGTTCAGGACGTCCTCGGCGGTCTTGGCGGCCTTCGAGAGCTGCGTCGCCGTCTCCTCGGCGGCGAGCGTGCGGGCCTTCTCCGCGGCCTCGGCGACGATCTTCTCGGCCTCGGCGCGGGCGTCGGCGACGAGCTGCTCGGCCTCGGCTTTGGTGGACTCGGCCTCCTTGGTCGCCTCGCCGACCAGCCGGGCGACCTGCTCCTTGGCCACCCGGGTGCGCTGCTCGTTGGCCGACTCGGCGCTCGCCAGCGCCTTGGTGGCGGCCTCCTTCGCCTCGGCCACCAGCTTCTCGGCCTCGGCGCGGGCCTCGCGCAGCGCCGTGTCGGCCTCGGCCATGCGCTGCTCGGCGGCCCGGCTCAGCTCCTGGGCCTGGCGGCGGGCGGCCTCCGACTCGGTGGCGGTGGTGGTGCGGAGCTGCTCGGCGTGGTCGGTGGCCTCCTGGGCCTGCGCCGAGGCGGCGTTCAGCAGCCGCTCGGCGTCCGCGCGGGCGCGGCGCAGCAGCTGCTCGGCCTCCGCGCGGGCCGCCTCCGCCTCGCTCCGGAGGCGCTGGCGGGCCTCGGCGGTCAGCCGCTCGGCCTCCGCGCGGGCGGCGGCCAGGGACTGCTCGGCCTCCGCGCGGGACTCGTCGAGGAGCCGGCGGGCCTGCTGCTCGGTGCGGGCCCGCAGCTGCTCCGCCCAGGCCACGTTCTCGTTGACGTGCGACTCGACGGTCTGGCGGCGCTCGGCGAGCTCCTGGTCGAGCTGCTGGCGGCGCGTCACCGCCTCCTGGTGCAGCTCCGCCTGGAGGCGGGCCGCCTGCTCGGCGTGCTCCTGGAGGATGCGCTGGGTCTGCGCCCGGGCCTGGCTCAGCTCGCGCTCGGCGTCGGCGCGGATCTGGTCGGCCTGCATCTGCGCGTTGCGCAGCAACTGCTCGGCCTGGTAGCCGATGTCGGCGCTGTCGTAGGCGGGCCGGGACATGATGGTGCGGCGCGCCTCGTGCAGCTTGGCGCGCAGCACCTCGACCTGGTAGCCGAGGTCCTCGGCGTGCTGGATCGCCTTTTCCCGCTCGGTCCTCAGCCGCTTCATCTCGGCCTCGAACCGAGAGAGGTGGTCGACGTCAGCCGCCGGCTCTGGCTCCTGGCTCTCGTAGCCCCGCACTGCGCGGTCCCATCCGTCCCCTGGTCGCAAATCTCTCCGAACGAGCCGCCGTCCGTCCGCCGGACGGGGCTCCCGGGGAATGGTGTCAGATCGACGGCGGGGCATGGGCTGCTGCCCCGGCGCCCGTCCCCCGAAACCCGGTCCCCGGCGGTCCTGTCACCTGGCGGCGGCAGGACCGGGTCACCCTGGATTGAGCGGCGACCGCACCCAACCCTACCGGCCCCTTTGTACGAGGGTCAGTGCTCAGGTGCCTCAACGGGCGCCGAAGTGACCAGTTCTGTCAGTACGCCATGACAGTCCTTGGGGTGCAGGAAGGTGATCCGCGACCCCATGGAGCCCCGGCGCGGCTCGTCGTACAGGACGCGGACGCCCTTGTCCCGGACGGCCGCGGCGTCGCCGTCCACGTCCGCCGTGCCGAAGGCGATGTGGTGGACGCCCTCGCCGTTCTTGGCGAGCCACTTGGCGACGGCGCTGTCCTCGCGGATCGGTTCCAGAAGCTGGAGGTACGAGGCACCGCCGTCCGACGTATCGTTGATCTTGAGCATGGCCTCCCGCACGCCCTGCTCCTCGTTGACCTCGGTGTGGAACACCTCGAAGCCATAGGTGGCACGGTAGAACTCGACGGTCGTGTCGAGGTCGTGGCAGGCGATCCCGATGTGGTCGATTCGCGTCAGCATGGATTCAGTGCAGCGCTCCGGAGGTGGTTACGCAACGTGCGCGCGATCACACCGACAGCCCGATGACGGGCGGGATACCGCTCAGTACATTCGAGTAAACCCTCGTTCACTCCTCGGCCGTCCCAGGCCGGTAAGGGGATCGCAGCTCATGTCTTCTGCAACGAACGGCACGACGTCCGTCATCGTCGCGGGTGCCCGCACCCCGATGGGGCGGCTGCTCGGCTCGCTGAAGTCCTTCTCCGGAGCCGACCTCGGCGGCTTCGCGATCAAGGCCGCCCTCGACCGTGCGGGGATCGGGGGCGACCAGGTGCAGTACGTGATCATGGGCCAGGTGCTCCAGGCCGGGGCGGGGCAGATCCCGGCGCGGCAGGCCGCGGTCAAGGCCGGCATCCCGATGAACGTGCCCGCCCTGACCATCAACAAGGTGTGCCTGTCGGGCCTGGACGCGATCGCCCTCGCCGACCAGCTCATTCGCGCCGGCGAATTCGACATCGTCGTCGCCGGCGGCCAGGAGTCCATGACCAACGCCCCGCACCTGCTGCCCAAGTCCCGCGAGGGCTTCAAGTACGGCGCGGTCCAGATGCTCGACGCGATGGCGCACGACGGGCTGACCGACTCCTTCGAGGGCATCGCCATGGGCGAGTCGACCGAGAAGCACAACACGCGGCTGGGCATCGGGCGCGAGGAGCAGGACGCCGTGGCCGCGCTCTCCCACCAGCGGGCCGCCGCCGCGCAGAAGAACGGCATCTTCGAAGCCGAGATCACGCCGGTGGAGATCCCGCAGCGCAAGGGCGACCCGGTGCTCTTCAGCAAGGACGAGGGCATCCGGGCCGACACGACGGCGGAGTCGCTGGGCAAGCTGCGCCCGGCCTTCTCCAAGGACGGCACGATCACCGCCGGGTCCTCCTCGCAGATCTCCGACGGCGCCGCGGCCGTGGTCGTGATGAGCAAGGCCAAGGCGCAGGAGCTGGGGCTGGACTGGATCGCCGAGATCGGCGCCCACGGGAACGTGGCCGGGCCGGACAACTCGTTGCAGTCGCAGCCGTCGAACGCGATCATGCACGCGCTGAAGAAGGAAGGGCTGGAGGTCTCGGATCTTGATCTGATCGAGATCAACGAGGCGTTCGCGGCCGTTGCCGTGCAGTCAATGAAGGATCTCGGGGTTTCCTCCGAAAAGGTGAATGTCAATGGCGGTGCCATTGCCCTGGGTCACCCGATCGGGATGTCCGGGGCGCGGCTCGTCCTCCATCTGGCGCTGGAGCTGAAGCGGCGCGGCGGCGGAGTCGGCGCGGCGGCGCTGTGCGGCGGCGGCGGGCAGGGTGACGCGCTGATCGTGCGGGTACCGAAGGCGTGACGGCGCTTTCACCCGGCCACTGTTGTTGACCTTCTCGGGAACGGAGCTGTGATGCAGGACGTCTCCACGCTGGTGGCCCAGGCCAGGGAGGGCCGGCCGCGGGCCGTGGCCCGGCTGATCTCGCTGGTGGAGGGGGCGTCCCCGCAGCTCAGGGAGGTCATGGCGGCGCTGGCCCCGCTGACCGGCGGGGCGTACGTGGTGGGGCTGACCGGGTCGCCGGGCGTGGGGAAGTCCACCTCGACGTCGGCGCTGGTGACCGCGTACCGCAAGCAGGGCAAGCGGGTCGGGGTGCTCGCCGTGGACCCGTCGTCGCCGTTCTCCGGCGGTGCGCTCCTCGGCGACCGGGTGCGGATGTCGGAGCACGCCTCCGACCCCGGCGTCTACATCCGGTCCATGGCGACCCGGGGCCACCTGGGCGGTCTGGCGTGGGCCGCGCCCCAGGCGATCCGGGTGCTGGACGCGGCCGGATGCGACGTGATCCTCGTCGAGACGGTCGGCGTCGGGCAGTCGGAGGTGGAGATCGCCGCGCAGGCCGACACGTCCGTGGTGCTGCTGGCGCCGGGGATGGGGGACGGGATCCAGGCGGCCAAGGCCGGGATCCTGGAGATCGGTGACGTGTACGTGGTGAACAAGGCCGACCGGGACGGGGCGGACGCCACCGCCCGCGAGCTGAACCACATGCTGGGGCTGGGGGAGTCGCGCGGTCCCGGCGACTGGCGTCCGCCGATCGTCAAGACGGTCGCGGCGCGGGGCGAGGGGGTCGACGAGGTCGTCGAGGCGCTGGAGAAGCACCGGGCGTGGATGGAGGAGCGGGGCGTGCTGGCGGAACGCCGGCTGGCGCGGGCCGCGCGCGAGGTCGAGACGATCGCGGTGACGGCCCTGCGGGAGCGGATCGGCGATCTCCACGGCGACCGGCGCCTCGGCGCGCTGGCGGAGCGCATCGTGGCCGGCGAGCTGGACCCGTACCGGGCGGCGGACGAGCTGGTGACGGGACTGACCCGGGGATGACGCTCGCCGGGGACGTGGGCTCGGGCGGGCCGGGTCGACCTGAGGTCCGGAGGGCCGGGTGACCTGAGGTTCGGGCGGCGGGCGGGCGCGGCCGGGAGCACCGGGGCGCGAGCGCGGCCGGCGCTGGTTCCGGGGAACGGCCGGGGGAGGGGCCCGAGCCGGACCGGGCGGGAGACGGCACGGCCCCCGCCCGGCGGCACAGCCGGGCGGGGGCGGTGAAGGAGTGACGGCCGTCAGTCGTCGTCGCCGTCGTTCGCGTCGTCGTCGGCCCCGTCGGCCCCGTCGTCCGAGCGGTCCGCCGCGACCTTGCCCGTGCCCGGGTCGACCGTCCAGTCCCGCTCCGCCTTGGCGCCGGAGCGGGTCTCGACGTCCCAGGCCGCCGAGCGGCGGTCGTCGTCGTCCAGGTCCACGGAGGTCACCGTGCCGTGGACGGCCGCCGCCCGCGCCGCCTCGGCCGCGCTGACGGACGTGCCCTTGAGGGCCGCGCGCACCTCGGCGGTGTCGTCGTCCCCGTCGTCGTCGGCGTGGGAGCCGAGGACCTTGCCGGTGGCGGGGTCGACGCGGACGCTGTGCCAGGTGCCGCCGCCGGAGAGGACGTCGACGTCCCAGGCCGCCTTCTCGCCGTCGTCGGCGTCGTCGGCGTCCTCCAGCTCTGCGGAGACGGCCGTGCCCGGGGTGTGCCGCAGGGCGGCGGCGATGGCGTCGGCCGCCGTCACCCTGGAGGAAACGGCACGCTCGTCGCGGTCGTCGTCCCGCGCGTCCTCGCCCCGGACCGCGTCGTCGTCCGACACCCGGGTCTCGCCCTGCCGCGCCGTGCCCCCGTCGTTCCCGGAGACCGCGAGGGCCGTCGCCGTACCGCCGGTGATCAGGGCGGCGGCCGTGACAGCGGCGATGACGATGTTGCGCTTCATACGGGTTCCTCCCGAGTCGGTTCGTTTTCGACGTTCCTCACTGTCGCCGACCGACGCTGAGGCCAGCCTGAAGCCACCTGAAGGGTTCTTCAGGTGCCGTTTGCCACCCTTGGACGCATGCGCCCACCCGTCACCCATCACCACCTCGCCGGAGGCGCTCCGCGCCGCCCCTCCCGCATCCTGATCGTGGAGGACGAGAGGCGGCTGGCCCTCTCCCTCGCCCGGGGACTGACCGCCGAGGGGTACGCCGTGGACGTCGTCCACGACGGCCGGGAGGGCCTGCACCGGGCCGGGGAGGGCGTCTACGACCTGGTGATCCTCGACATCATGCTGCCCGGCCTGAACGGCTACCGGGTCTGCGCCGCCCTGCGCGCCGCCGGCCACGACGTGCCGATCCTCATGCTCACCGCCAAGGACGGCGAGTACGACGAGGCCGAGGGGCTGGACACGGGCGCCGACGACTACCTCACCAAGCCGTTCTCCTACGTCGTCCTCGTCGCCCGCGTGAAGGCGCTGCTGCGGCGCCGGGCCCAGGGTCCCGGGGCCTCTCCCGTGGTGGTCCACGGGGACCTGCGGGTCGACACCGCGGCCCGGCGCGTCTTCCTCGGCGAGGACGAGGTGACGCTCACCGCGAAGGAGTTCGCCGTGCTGGAGCAGCTCGTGGTGCGGGCCGGCGCGGTGGTGTCCAAGAGCGAGATCCTGGAGCACGTCTGGGACTTCGCCTACGACGGCGACCCCAACATCGTCGAGGTGTACATCAGCGCGCTGCGCCGCAAGCTGCGGCACGGGCTGATCGGGACCGTCCGCGGCGCCGGGTACCGGCTGGAGACGGACCGGTGAGGCGGCTGTTCGGTTCCGTACGGGCCCGCGCGACCCTCGCGGCCACGCTGGTCGTCGCCGTGGCGCTCGTCGCGGCCGGCACCGCCGTGCTGCTGTCCCTGAGGTCGAACCTGCTCGGGGAGGCCGGCACCCAGGCGGAGCGCTCCGCGCGGGCGGTCGCCTCGGAACTGGCCGCCGGGACGCCGTACGACAAGCTGACGCTGGACGACGACGACCGGCCGGTGCAGGTCGTCGACGAGGACGGCCGTCTCGTGGCCGCCAGCGAGGACCTGGAGCGGATCAGCGGCACCGGCGTCGGCGCGGTCACGCCCCGGCCGGAGGCCGCCGGACGCGGTGACGACGAGGACGACGACTCGGGCGAGGAGCTGGAACCGGGGGAGATCGGGGAGCTGACCACCGTCGGGGACGGCTCCGCCACGATCGACGGCGACCCGGCCGACTACCGCTTCGTCGAGGTGCCCGTCCAGACGCCGGACCGGGGCACGCTCACCGTGTACGCCGGGGCCCCGCTCTCCGCCGAGCACGGCGCGGTGCGCACCGCGCTGACCGTGATGCTGATCGGCTTCCCGCTGCTGCTCGCCGTGGTCGCCGTCGTGACCTGGCTGGTCACCCGGCGCGCGCTGCGCCCGGTGGAGGGCATCCGGCGGGAGATGGCGGAGATCACCCGCTCCGAGGACCTGGCCCGCCGCGTCCCGGTGCCGGACACCCACGACGAGGTCGCCCGGCTCGCCCTCACCACCAACGAGACGCTGGCCGCGCTGGAGACCTCCGTGGAACGGCAGCGGCGGTTCGTCGCCGACGCCTCGCACGAGCTGCGCAGCCCCATCGCCTCCCTGCGTACCCAGCTCGAGGTGGGCGCGGCCCACCCGGAGCTGCTCGACCTGGACGGCGCCGTGGAGGACACCGTACGGCTCCAGCGGCTCGCCGCCGACCTGCTGCTGCTCGCCCGGCTGGACGCGGGCGAGCGGCCCGCGGACGCGCGGGTCGACCTCGCCGCGCTGGCGCGGGAGGAGGCCGGGGTGCGGGCCGGGGTGCGCGTGCGGACGGAGGAGGGCGTGGCGGTGGCCGGCTCGCGGGGGCAGTTGGAGCGGGTGCTCGCCAATCTGCTGGACAACGCGCAGCGGCACGCCCGGTCGGTGGTCGAGGTGTCCGTGCGGCGGGAGGGCGCCTGGGCCGTGGTCGGTGTGGCCGACGACGGCGAGGGGGTGCCCGTGGCGGAGCGGGAGCGGATCTTCGAGCGGTTCGTGCGGCTGGACGCCGCCCGCAGCCGCGACGACGGCGGGGCGGGGCTGGGCCTCGCCATCGCCCGCGACGTCGCCGTACGGCACGGCGGCACGCTCACGGTGCGCGACGCGCCGGCGGGCGGCGCCCTGTTCGAGCTCCGCCTGCCGGGGAGCCGCTGACGCTCAGGGGCGGCCGCGCTGGCCGCGCAGGTGCTCCGCGATGGGCTTGAGGGCCTTGTCGAGCTCGGTGAGGGCCTCGGGGGAGAGCAGGTCGATGAAGTGCCTGCGCACCGACGCCACATGGTGGGGCGCGACCTTCTTCATGGTCTCCAGGCCGTGCTCGGTGAGGACCGCGTAGAGTCCGCGGCGGTCGGACTCGCAGTTCTCCCGCCGCACCAGGTTCGCGTTCTCCATCCGGGTGATCTGGTGGGAGAGGCGGCTCTTGGACTGGAGGGTGGCGGAGGCGAGGTCGCTCATCCGCATCCGCACCCCCTCCGACTCGGAGAGGTTCACCAGGATCTCGTAGTCGTTCATCGTCAGGCCGAACGGCTGCAGGTCCTTCTCCAGCTGGTATGTCAACAGCTTGTTGACTTCCAGGTGGGTGCGCCAGGCACACTGCTCCGTATCGGTCAGCCAGCGGGGGGCCGTCTCGGTCTCCATGAATGTAGTCTACCTAAGAAGTTGAAAAGCGAACTAGTCCAGGTTTCCGTGACGGTGCGCACGCGTTCGACGTCACACTCCGCAGGTTACCGCTCACAGCCCGAAGCGGCGCTGGAGGTCGCCGAGCTGTCCGGGAAGGCGTGGTGCCCCGGACTGCTGCCCCGGGCCGCCGTGCCCACCGCCGCCGGGCACGCCCGCGTCGGGCGGGACCGCCCCCGTGACCTGCTCGGACATCAGTGTCTCGGACGACTGGAGCAGCACCGTCCCCGCGCCCACGAACTCGAACTGGTGCTCCTCCCCGGAGGCGCCGCCGAGACCCGTCAGCGCACGTAGACCGCCCAGTACGCCGGTCATGTAGCCGTGGTCGTAGTGGTGGCAGGGTGACGGGCAGTCGGCCCAGCCGACCAGCGCCTGCGGGTCCACCCTGATAGGGGGTTCCATGAACACCACCGGACCGTTGGACGCCGCCACGAACTTTCCGGTTCCGATCAGGGTCAGGAACCCGGGCACGATCGACTGCTTGAGGGCGAGACTTGGCTGAAAAGCTAGCAAGTTGCCCGAGCGAATGGTCAGGTTGCCGTCTTCCAGGTCGTACGAGTTCACATCGAAGGCCCGGTCGGCGAGGAGCATCTTGCCCGAGCCGCGCGCCACGACCCAGTCGCCGGCGTGCAGAGGCGAATGGAACGAGGTGCGGATCAGACGGTCCAGCCGGCCGTGCCCGATGCCGTCGAACTCGATCGACCCGTAGTACGCGATCATCTTCCCCTTCTGCAGGAACCACTGGCTCCCGTCGAGTTCCACGCAGAAGGTGTACGCGTCGACGCTGTCGTCGGACGGCAGCGTCGCCGGGTCGTGGACCGCGGGGCCGCCGGGGGTCCCGTACATGCTCACAGCTTCTCCTCCGAGGCCTGGACGTAGACCGTGCCGCTGCCGCTCAGCTCGAGCTGGAACGCCTCGCCGGAGCCCCGGCCCACCATGTCGCGCCAGCCCAGCGCCGTGGACAGCTTGTTGCGCACATCGCCGTGGTGGGCGACGTACGCCTGCGGATCCACGTGGACCGGCCGCTGGGGGGTGATCGGAACCTCGAACACGCCCCCGTGGGCCATCACCGCCACCGCTCCGTGCCCGCTGAGCGCGGTCGTGAACAGCCCCTGCCCGGAGACCTGCCCCCGCACCATGCCCATGACCCCGCCCTGCGAGCCCAGGAACACCGTCCGCTGCTCCAGGGTGCCCTCGAAGGCCAGCAGCCGGTCCGCCTCGACGTACAGGGTGTCTCCGGAGAGGCGGATGACCTGCACATGGTGGCCGCCGTGCCCGAACAGCACCGTGCCGCTGCCCTCGACCGTCATCAGCGGGGTGTCCTCGTCGGCGACCCGGCGCCCGATCATCGACATCACCCCGCCCTGCCCGCCGGTCACGCTGGGCGTGAAGGACACGTCCCCGCGGTAGGCGAGCATCGCGCCGCGCTGGCTGAACAGCCGCCGGCCGGGCGCCACGGTCGCCTCGACCATCTTCGGGTTGATCTCCCGGAAGCCCATCTCACACATCCCCCGCGATCGTGTTCCGCTCACTCGGCTGCACGTAGACCAGCCCGTCCCCCTCGAAGCGGATCTGGAAAGCCTCCCCGCCGCCCTCGCCCAGGGCCGTGCGGAAGGTCACGCCCGACTGGAAGGACTGCCGCAGGTCGCCCTGGTGGGCCACGTACGCCCCCGGGTCGACGGTCAGCGGGTACCGCGCGCTGACGCGCAGCACCACCGCCGGACCGTCCGACATGATCGCCGCCTGTCCGTGTCCCTCGACGGTCGTCGTGAACAGCCCGTTGCCCTGCGACGCGCCGCGCATCCCCGTGAAGCCCGTCCCCGTCCGCAGCGAGGCGTCCGCGGCCAGCAGATTGCTCGCCTCGACGTACAGCCTGTCCCCCTGGAGGGCCACGAGGTTGATCTCCGAGGCGCGGTCCGCGAACCAGCAGGTCCCGTGCCCCTTCACCTCCATCATCGTCATCTGCTCGCCGGTGAGCCGCCGGGTGACCATCCCCCGGATGCCCTCCCCGCCGCCACTCAGCTTCTTGAAGGCCATCTCGCCGTCGTACGCGACCATCGAGCCGTTCTTCGCCTTCACGGCGTCCCCGGTCATCTCGACGGCGAGCACCTTGCTGCTCTGAAGTCGGAACATCGCCACGCTGCGACGGTAGCCGCCGGCCGGGTCCGCCGACAGACTCCCCAGGCCGGAAGGGGTCCCCGAACACTCCCGCGGGGGGAACGGCCCCCCTCCCCGGCGCCCCGCGGCGGTTTGCCACAATGGACCGACGCTTGTGCGCGTATTCACAAACCACCGACCGTTCAGCCCGTCTCCCACCGAAGGTGACCCGTGGACCTCAAGACCGCCACCTCCCTCCGCCGCCTCCGTCTGGTCTCGGCCCCTGAGGCGATCTCCTTCCTCCTCCTGCTGGTCTGCTCGGTGCTGAAGCGGACCACGGACTTCAACGCCGTCCCCGTGATGGGCATGGTCCACGGCGTCCTCTTCGTCCTGTACGTCATCTTCTGGGCGGACGCCTGGAACCGGGCCAAGTGGCCGCTGAAGACCGCCGCGCTCTACTTCGTCCTCTCGGTGCTGCCCACCGGCGGCTTCTTCGCCGACCGCAGGCTGCGCCGTGAGGCCGAGGACGCGGTCATCGCCTCCCGTGCCCGCAAGGAAGGGGTCGTCGGCGCATGATCGTCGCCTTCTCCGTGACGCCGCTGGGCGTCGGCGAGGACGTGGGGGAGTACGTCGCCGACGCGGTCCGCGTGGTGCGCGAGTCCGGCCTGCCCCACCGCACCGACGCGATGTTCACCTCCGTCGAGGGCGAGTGGGACGAGGTGATGGACGTGGTCAGGCGCGCCGTCGCCGCGGTCGAGGCGCGGGCGCCGCGGGTGTCGCTGGTCCTCAAGGCCGACATCCGTCCCGGGGTGACGGACGGACTGACGTCCAAGGTGGAGACGGTGGAACGCCACCTGGCCGGGTAACCGGCACCTGTGTACTCCAGGGTGGGCGCGGCCGGGTGCCGCCCGCGTCCACCCGGGCCGCACGCCCGTTCGCGGCCGGCCGCCCCGCGCCCCGGGCGTGCGCCGTGCGCCCCCGCGGGAGGCCGGGGCGCGCGCCGCGGGGCATCCCGCTCGAAACGCGAGACGGGGCTGCCCACCATATGACCGGCCGGTAAGGTCTGATGCCGTGCCCAAGCCCCTCAGTCTCTCGTTCGACCCCATCGCCCGCGCCGACGAACTCTGGAAGCAGCGCTGGGGCGGTGTGCCGTCCATGGCGGCGATCACCTCGATCATGCGTGCGCACCAGATCCTGCTGGCCGAGGTCGACGCGGTGGTCAAGCCGTACGGACTGACGTTCGCGCGCTACGAGGCGCTGGTGCTGCTCACCTTCTCCAAATCCGGCGAGCTGCCGATGTCCAAGATCGGCGAGCGCCTCATGGTGCACCCCACGTCGGTCACCAACACCGTCGACCGCCTGGTGAAGTCGGGGCTGGTCGCCAAGCGCCCCAACCCCAACGACGGCCGCGGCACCCTCGCCACCATCACCGACAAGGGCCGCGAGGTGGTCGACGCGGCCACCCGCGACCTGATGGCCATGGACTTCGGTCTCGGCGTGTACGACGCCGAGGAGTGCGCGGAGATCTTCGCGATGCTCCGTCCGCTGCGGGTGGCGGCGGGGGACTTCACGGAAGAGTGAACGGAAGCGGGACCGGAGGGGCCGGCACCCAACCCGCCGGAAGATCACGCGAATCGGGCGGTTAGGCTCGGTCGCATGAAAAAGAGCGTGCTGACCCGCTACCGGGTCATGGCGTACGTCACCGGCGTGCTGCTGGTCCTGCTGTGCCTCGGCATGATCGCCAAGTATGCGCTGCAGATGGACGGCGCCGACGGCTTCACCCGCGTCGTCGCCATCGCGCACGGCTGGCTCTACGTCCTCTACCTGGTCTTCGCCTTCGATCTGGGCGCCAAGGCGAAGTGGAAGGTCGGCAAGCAGCTGTGGGTGCTGATCGCCGGCACCATCCCGACGGCCGCCTTCTTCGTGGAGCGCAGGATCAGCCAGGAGC contains the following coding sequences:
- a CDS encoding AIM24 family protein, which encodes MSMYGTPGGPAVHDPATLPSDDSVDAYTFCVELDGSQWFLQKGKMIAYYGSIEFDGIGHGRLDRLIRTSFHSPLHAGDWVVARGSGKMLLADRAFDVNSYDLEDGNLTIRSGNLLAFQPSLALKQSIVPGFLTLIGTGKFVAASNGPVVFMEPPIRVDPQALVGWADCPSPCHHYDHGYMTGVLGGLRALTGLGGASGEEHQFEFVGAGTVLLQSSETLMSEQVTGAVPPDAGVPGGGGHGGPGQQSGAPRLPGQLGDLQRRFGL
- the mce gene encoding methylmalonyl-CoA epimerase, encoding MLTRIDHIGIACHDLDTTVEFYRATYGFEVFHTEVNEEQGVREAMLKINDTSDGGASYLQLLEPIREDSAVAKWLAKNGEGVHHIAFGTADVDGDAAAVRDKGVRVLYDEPRRGSMGSRITFLHPKDCHGVLTELVTSAPVEAPEH
- a CDS encoding MarR family winged helix-turn-helix transcriptional regulator — translated: METETAPRWLTDTEQCAWRTHLEVNKLLTYQLEKDLQPFGLTMNDYEILVNLSESEGVRMRMSDLASATLQSKSRLSHQITRMENANLVRRENCESDRRGLYAVLTEHGLETMKKVAPHHVASVRRHFIDLLSPEALTELDKALKPIAEHLRGQRGRP
- a CDS encoding AIM24 family protein, with the protein product MGFREINPKMVEATVAPGRRLFSQRGAMLAYRGDVSFTPSVTGGQGGVMSMIGRRVADEDTPLMTVEGSGTVLFGHGGHHVQVIRLSGDTLYVEADRLLAFEGTLEQRTVFLGSQGGVMGMVRGQVSGQGLFTTALSGHGAVAVMAHGGVFEVPITPQRPVHVDPQAYVAHHGDVRNKLSTALGWRDMVGRGSGEAFQLELSGSGTVYVQASEEKL
- a CDS encoding PepSY domain-containing protein, with the translated sequence MKRNIVIAAVTAAALITGGTATALAVSGNDGGTARQGETRVSDDDAVRGEDARDDDRDERAVSSRVTAADAIAAALRHTPGTAVSAELEDADDADDGEKAAWDVDVLSGGGTWHSVRVDPATGKVLGSHADDDGDDDTAEVRAALKGTSVSAAEAARAAAVHGTVTSVDLDDDDRRSAAWDVETRSGAKAERDWTVDPGTGKVAADRSDDGADGADDDANDGDDD
- a CDS encoding response regulator transcription factor, whose product is MRPPVTHHHLAGGAPRRPSRILIVEDERRLALSLARGLTAEGYAVDVVHDGREGLHRAGEGVYDLVILDIMLPGLNGYRVCAALRAAGHDVPILMLTAKDGEYDEAEGLDTGADDYLTKPFSYVVLVARVKALLRRRAQGPGASPVVVHGDLRVDTAARRVFLGEDEVTLTAKEFAVLEQLVVRAGAVVSKSEILEHVWDFAYDGDPNIVEVYISALRRKLRHGLIGTVRGAGYRLETDR
- a CDS encoding DUF3817 domain-containing protein; protein product: MDLKTATSLRRLRLVSAPEAISFLLLLVCSVLKRTTDFNAVPVMGMVHGVLFVLYVIFWADAWNRAKWPLKTAALYFVLSVLPTGGFFADRRLRREAEDAVIASRARKEGVVGA
- the meaB gene encoding methylmalonyl Co-A mutase-associated GTPase MeaB, whose protein sequence is MQDVSTLVAQAREGRPRAVARLISLVEGASPQLREVMAALAPLTGGAYVVGLTGSPGVGKSTSTSALVTAYRKQGKRVGVLAVDPSSPFSGGALLGDRVRMSEHASDPGVYIRSMATRGHLGGLAWAAPQAIRVLDAAGCDVILVETVGVGQSEVEIAAQADTSVVLLAPGMGDGIQAAKAGILEIGDVYVVNKADRDGADATARELNHMLGLGESRGPGDWRPPIVKTVAARGEGVDEVVEALEKHRAWMEERGVLAERRLARAAREVETIAVTALRERIGDLHGDRRLGALAERIVAGELDPYRAADELVTGLTRG
- a CDS encoding sensor histidine kinase, with the translated sequence MRRLFGSVRARATLAATLVVAVALVAAGTAVLLSLRSNLLGEAGTQAERSARAVASELAAGTPYDKLTLDDDDRPVQVVDEDGRLVAASEDLERISGTGVGAVTPRPEAAGRGDDEDDDSGEELEPGEIGELTTVGDGSATIDGDPADYRFVEVPVQTPDRGTLTVYAGAPLSAEHGAVRTALTVMLIGFPLLLAVVAVVTWLVTRRALRPVEGIRREMAEITRSEDLARRVPVPDTHDEVARLALTTNETLAALETSVERQRRFVADASHELRSPIASLRTQLEVGAAHPELLDLDGAVEDTVRLQRLAADLLLLARLDAGERPADARVDLAALAREEAGVRAGVRVRTEEGVAVAGSRGQLERVLANLLDNAQRHARSVVEVSVRREGAWAVVGVADDGEGVPVAERERIFERFVRLDAARSRDDGGAGLGLAIARDVAVRHGGTLTVRDAPAGGALFELRLPGSR
- a CDS encoding AIM24 family protein: MFRLQSSKVLAVEMTGDAVKAKNGSMVAYDGEMAFKKLSGGGEGIRGMVTRRLTGEQMTMMEVKGHGTCWFADRASEINLVALQGDRLYVEASNLLAADASLRTGTGFTGMRGASQGNGLFTTTVEGHGQAAIMSDGPAVVLRVSARYPLTVDPGAYVAHQGDLRQSFQSGVTFRTALGEGGGEAFQIRFEGDGLVYVQPSERNTIAGDV
- a CDS encoding acetyl-CoA C-acetyltransferase, whose translation is MSSATNGTTSVIVAGARTPMGRLLGSLKSFSGADLGGFAIKAALDRAGIGGDQVQYVIMGQVLQAGAGQIPARQAAVKAGIPMNVPALTINKVCLSGLDAIALADQLIRAGEFDIVVAGGQESMTNAPHLLPKSREGFKYGAVQMLDAMAHDGLTDSFEGIAMGESTEKHNTRLGIGREEQDAVAALSHQRAAAAQKNGIFEAEITPVEIPQRKGDPVLFSKDEGIRADTTAESLGKLRPAFSKDGTITAGSSSQISDGAAAVVVMSKAKAQELGLDWIAEIGAHGNVAGPDNSLQSQPSNAIMHALKKEGLEVSDLDLIEINEAFAAVAVQSMKDLGVSSEKVNVNGGAIALGHPIGMSGARLVLHLALELKRRGGGVGAAALCGGGGQGDALIVRVPKA